The genomic stretch agaaatggaaacacaGAAATCTCCACAGTCACAAGTTGTTTATTTTCATTGAGAATATTTTAAGCTGCATTTGGTGATTGGGCAGACTTCATTCTTGTGTGTACTAATGAGCCGAATTCTTCTCTAGGCAACACTGATTCATGAAGTTAGCCATTGGAGCTATTCCAGGTGCTTTTCTGTTTGTGAGAACTGTCTCCTTCAACCTGCTGAGTCTGAATATTGGTTGCAAGGTCTAGACTGAAAGTGGCATATTCTCAGACTGTGTGTATAAATCTATCCATAACTGCACATGCGCACACATTCTTTTTTCACATTATAATTACACTGACTTTTAGTTTAACACCAGTGACTTCAGTGAAGGGTGCTTTTTAATGATATTTAAATAACTGAGACTTTAATGTTACCTTGCAGACTGTTTTGAGAACAGAGCAAGTGCAGATACAGATTCTTACGGTTTTCCTTCAGCAGCTGATCAAACCAGCTGTGAAAGGAAGCCATGCAAAAAAGCAATAAATGCTAACTTTACTTTATGAAATGAAAATCTTAAATATGCCtgctgttaaatatattttttcacaggaaaaacgGTGCTGCCTATTGTATGTTTAAAGTAGCCTAGTAAATGCTAGTAATTTATCTTTACGTGTGAAGTAATGAGTGTTAACTTTtatataaaaagtaaacaaagaaGCTTTACTGCAGTAATATTTTCAATAGCGTAAAATGGCTTTGCTTTCAAATGGGATGTAGATACCTAAGAAAATAGAGATGTAAGAATTTGAATCTGAGTATAATTTACTGAATTATAAGACTTTATAATAGAATTTAAAAGGATATTAAACACTTCTGTCAAAAGGCAGTAAAACTTTGCATTAGAGCAGAATGCCTTATTTTCTTCTACTCCCctatttcataatttttcctgTTCTGACACTGTGTGACATTATCTCTAAACTTAACCTGGCTGAACAACAAACATACATGGCTAAATCTATTCTGCAAAGGAAATACAATGTAGTAGCTCTAGTAGAGAAAAATTAGATAAAGAACCTGGGTTTTTATGCTTTCTAGTATTGAGGAACATAAGTCTGTTCCTATTCTATATTTTTATGAAATGGTTGAAGGAATGTTACAAGAGAATATTTGATAATTATGTGGTGTTCTACTGGGtgtttaaatacttaaaataggCCTATCTGCTGGATAGATTTAGAGGGTTTGTTACAATTCTGAAAGCTGCAACTTTTTTCTGTAGATAACTAAATCATGCAGTGCCTTAATAAAGGGTTAGTTGTGCACTCTAACTCGCCACAGATAATACCCTTTTTTGGGAAGTCTGAATTTATGAACGTGTCCTGTAATAGCCTCTAACTTTGTTACTGTGAGATGCATCAGAACACCAAGATAGCACTGTCCTACTGGTTTACCTTTGGAGAAGAGATGCTTTCAGATgtgtaatattattttaaaatgtaatacagCTCAACTGAGGGGTAACTTTAAATGCAAGTTAACTGCTTCATTGACTCCTTCCAACTTCTTTGTTTTCAGGGTCTTTGTGATGAGCTTGCTCTGGTTGATGTTTTGGAAGACAAACTAAAAGGAGAAATGATGGATCTACAGCATGGAAGCTTGTTCCTTCGCACTCACAAGATTGTGGCAGACAAAGGTGAATCTCACTTTATTTAATACTGATATTCTGTGAATTTGCTTTATAGTGGAGCATGAGTTGTATAATCCTGAATTTCAATGCCACATCCTTAGAGATAAATTAAAGTATATAAATTGAGGTGAGAGTTCAGATGAACACCATAACAATGGGAGTGGCTCTTAATCTGGGTGTTCTCTTTTATCTCTAATGGCCACTTCACAGTTTTGGGCTTGTtgaataaaattgattttaatgAAACTCTAGTGCCTCTGATGTAGAAGAAATAGTGTTGTTGTTTGGATAGTGGAAATGAGTTTCTGAGGGGTTGAATATACTCTCAAGACCCACATATTGATGTATTGGGGCAATGCTAAGAGATAATGCTGGCTTTAATGTTGATGTCTCATGTTTTTTGAGTTTGCATGTATGCACATTGGAGAAGCTACACCTAATACCTGTATGAACACAGTGCTACTGAAATTAGTGGTGTCTAACACATTCTAAATCTTCTTTCCCAATGCTGTGTTGTAGACTATGCTGTCACAGCCAACTCCAAGATTGTGATAGTAACCGCAGGAGTTCGTCAGCAAGAAGGGGAGAGTCGTCTCAACCTGGTTCAAAGGAACGTGAATGTCTTCAAATTCATCATTCCTCAGGTTGTCAAATACAGCCCCAACTGCACCATCCTGGTGGTTTCCAACCCAGGTAAGGCAGTCTTTTCCTAGAACACTTACAAATTGTATTTATTGGAGAACTAGTGTTttcttttattgatttttttctcaaatacaaaTTGAATGTTGTTGAGAATTAATGGCTTTATGTGGACATCTGCCATGTAGTTGCTAAGAGCAGAATACAAACATTCTATACTCTCCAATACTCTCTTTATTCATGACTTCTCATGGTGTCCACCTTTTAAAAGCATACCTCATAGTAAATGCTTCAGTTCTTCATATACTTTGGCTTATGCAGTTagtagttttgcttttaaattgtgAATCCTAACTTTCTTTTGTGTCTGGATATGATATGGTTGTTTTTCAAGATTAAGAACTTACCCTGTAGTCTTGGctatattttcaggaaaaataatttgcatcCTGAAGCCTATGCTCAGGGAAAGGCTAACTGTACTACATAGTTCAGTTAGATtagaaaagatttatttagaaCTGATTACATGTATTGGTGCTCACTTGCATGTATCTCATTGCACTGGGACAGCTTGGGTATTTGGATCTCTAAAGCTAACTGCAAACATTCTGATATGCTTTGTAGAGTGTCTGTATATTCTGATAGGTCTTTTGTAGTGTGTCTCTGCTTGATTCAACATCTGAGTGAAGCCATTACTACAGGACCCTGGCAATGAAGTGATGCTGCTTTTAAAGATATCTTTGTAGTGTCAAAACAGTGTATGTAAAGCTAGCAACTCAGCAGATTGAGTAATTAGCTGGTATACAGTTAATACTACTGAATAGTAGTATACTAGGTTACTGTGCAAGTACAGTAACTTACAGCAATTTTAAACACCTAAAAACCAAACTGAGTCAAAAGATCAAATTGTTCTTGTTCTAGCAAGGCCAAATTCAAACTATGGACTTCTTTCCAGTAGAGCAGCTGCAGGAGAATTGCATGttgcttttgcagaatttttaCAATGCTTTGTTTTCTCAAATTGTCTCGAGTTTTGTCCACAAGTCTTATATAGTGGAAGTTATTCTGAGCCCATCAGAAGGGACTTCAGGGGTGTCTACTGCATGTGTGTTGGTGTGTGACCTTGATGTCCTTCCCTGTTTAACCTCCCCGAATCTGCCTGGGCTCTAGCTCAGAGTGCTATCTTCAGCCTATCCTGTGGAGAGCCCTGCTGTAGGCAAATGATGAGATAGCAAGCAGAGCTCAAAGTCTGGATGTGTGTCTTGGCACCTGACTTGGAAGCCAGACTGCCTGGAGCAGTTGTAGCTGATGATAGGGCGGTGCTCTATACGGATTATATGATTTTTGGTGGGAACTGCCCCTAGGGAAGCTATGCCTGATAAGGATGTCACTTGTAACAGTAAGGTGTGAACTGTACTGAGGTGACATGCTTTTGGTGCCTGAGCAGAgcaaatgatttattttaatatacacaGATGTATGCCCTCCTGAGAACTGTCTACCTTTTGCGAGTCCAAGTCATAATTAATGACCTGTGGATTAGAGGTTTTTCTGCTTGCATCCCTCTGTCTGCCCCAACCTAGGTTTGTGTTTTTGTAAAATTGCATGCAGCTAAAGCATATTGTTCACCTGGCTTTTCATGTTACAGAGGTAATCAGTGCAGAAGCTGCTTAATGCATGAATCAACTTCAGTTTTACTTTCTTAAACAGTTACCAACTGGAAAGAGACTATGTAAATCTTAAAGCAATTTATAATGAAACATGTTTAACTCTTGCTGTGATGAAGTGGAAGGTAACATTATTTTGGGAGGCTGCTTGAATGTTTCAGACACAGGAGTTCAGTTCTGATTCTGAATGCCTTAGGGGTTTAGCTGTGACAAAAGTGTCTCCAACTTTAGTTGGTAGGATTCTAATCTCCAAAGACCTTCCTCGGTTTTCGTTGAACAGTAGCTTGATGGGTCCTAAATTCAGGtggtacatttattttaatactcCAAATGGTCAGACCTAAGATACTTTGACTAATGAACACAACTGTTTTCAATCCTCCTGATTGTCCTATTACCTGCAGTAAAGTAGTTGCTGGAGTATTCTTGGTGTATGTGAATGGTTTAATTTACTGTGTGTGTTTCTCTTTTCAGTGGATATATTAAGCTATGTCACATGGAAGCTGAGTGGCCTGCCAAAACACCGTGTTATTGGAAGTGGCTGCAATCTGGACACAGCTAGATTTCGCTATCTGATGGCTGAGAGACTTGGTATCCACCCAGCCAGCTGCCATGGCTGGATCTTGGGAGAACATGGTGATTCTAGTGGTAAGAAGCAGTTTTGACCTCCTTGGGAATAGGCAACACCATGTTAGAGGTTGAGGCCTAAGGGGTGGTATAAAACGCAAGGAGCAGGTGTAGCTCAGCTGGAGTAACTAGCACTCTGCTCTGTTTTTAATGAAGATTAGAGTTGAGACAATCTAGGAAATTTAGCTACACTTACTAATAAAAGTGACTGTGGCTGTATGATTAAACCCTGAAGAGGCCAATTTTGTTGGCTAAAGCTGTGTCCTGAAGCTACAGCTTACTATGATTTATCAGGTTTTGGAGTATCATGACAGCCTGTAGCACAGTTCTCTGAAAGCAATTTTAGCTCTTAGGTTAATGGCAGAGCTTGCTGCAGGTAGAAAAAGCTAGCAATCCAGATCTGGGCTAACAAAATTATCCcctattttgttaattttcctcATGCTAGTTAAGAGAAGATGGTTTTAAAACCATATGAAATCAAAGAATCTTATCTGTCTTAATTCAGTTCATGTATTTCAACTCTAAAATGATGCAGCAGAACATCTATGTAGATTGATACTGCTTTGCATTTTAGTGCTTTATTTCTAAGGGAGCCACCATTTTGATGTCCTGTTGATCAAAGTGCAGTGTCTGATCAATAACAGTATTTACTGAAGCCAGCCCTGTGCtaatgaaagcagagcttggcTGAGCATACACAGAGCTCATCCTGCTTCGGTGTtatagctgctttttctttgaaGTAACTAAGAATTCCTAGTCAGTTCGCAGGAACAGAGAATGAGTAAGGTGCCTGTAAGCTTCCAATATGGAGATGTGCAAATTCCTCTCTTGGTAGTCTCAGTTTCCATGTTGTTACTCTTATTCAGAGAAATAAGAGTATAATTCTTGAAGGCCAACCCTAATACTAATTAATGGGACAGCAAATACATACTTGCTGCAACTTGAGTAAAATTAGTTTCAAAAGGCTGAACATCTAAGATGTATATTTTTGCTAGAATTTGAGGTTCCTGACTTCGAAAGTAGCTGTCTGCACCTTCCAAGGACTGAAAGTTCTGTTGTTCATGTGTTGCAATGGACTTGTTAAAGTGTCAGTGCTAAAATAGTCTAATTTGACTCCCAGAGTTCTCAGAATTAGCTGTATTTAAATGAGAACTTAAAATAGTGTCAAACATGATTGTGGTTCTGGCTAATACTACTTTGTTTCCAGTTATCTTAGGAAAAGCAGAGGGGAAGTTGCTAAGTGCTATTGAAACTTATGTCCTCTCTCTGTTACAGTGCCTGTTTGGAGTGGGGTTAATGTGGCAGGTGTTCCTCTCCAGGAACTGAATCCTGCCATGGGAACTGACAAAGATGGTGAGAACTGGAAGGATGTCCACAAGCAAGTGGTTGACAGGTACAATAACTTGAAAAATAAGGTGGATATATGTGATACTTAAAATTGCTAGTCTGCATGCTGTGTCCTTGTCAGTGCCTCTCCATTCTGCTGCAGCTTTCATGGCCTTTTTATTTAGAGGGTTGCGTAAGTGGAACTACTGgtttaaacacagaaatgtaGGGTTTCAGTTGGTAAGCTTTATTATCCTACAGCAAGACAAACTATTGCATAACATACCCACTTCAGAACTGCAGTGTGTAGAGCTGTGTGCACTTTTTTCTCTTAAGTAGCTGCTTAAATGGTTAACTGTGCTCAGAGGGCACAAGACTTGAAGAGAAGGTGGTATGTTTCTCAGCAAAGCATTGGAGTTATTTGGGAAGATTTGTTCATTGATTTAAGGAAATCTGTCTGGAGGTATCTATACATGTTGCAAAATCACTTGTCCTTACTTCACAAGTAAGGCTATACTGGTATAAAGTatatgcagattttaaaaaaataaaattgggatGCATGTGTAGGTAGTGCATGGCTTcaactttaaatatttactggTTCCAAATGCACTCAATGATTGTACCACTAGCTTGAATAAAGACCTTGTTCAGTTGTAGGTGTCTTTTTCTACTTAATGATAAGAACTCTTCATAGATGgaagctatttttcttttcagctaatGTGTGAGAACAATAGGGCTTTATTATACATATGGGGTAATGTAGACTTTATCCTCTAATGCTGAAATATATAACTTTgacattttaatatcaaaactTATAATGTGTCACAggagtttcagatttttttttaaatgggaaacatTCATCTTAGACTTAGCATTCACACAGTGTCTTGGAAGACTTCTTAATGTAACTGTATTTCAATATTTCCTTAGTGCTTATGAGGTAATCAGACTTAAGGGGTACACAAACTGGGCTATTGGCCTTAGTGTTGCTGAACTCTGTGAGTCCATGCTGAAGAACTTGTGCCGGATTCATCCAGTCTCGACACTGGTAAAGGTAAGATATGGTGGCTAATTGGGTGCTCTAGTTCATTTTGTTGTCTTGGAAAAGCTAAGT from Athene noctua chromosome 3, bAthNoc1.hap1.1, whole genome shotgun sequence encodes the following:
- the LDHB gene encoding L-lactate dehydrogenase B chain translates to MATLKEKLMTPTAAGTTSPNNKITVVGVGQVGMACAISVLGKGLCDELALVDVLEDKLKGEMMDLQHGSLFLRTHKIVADKDYAVTANSKIVIVTAGVRQQEGESRLNLVQRNVNVFKFIIPQVVKYSPNCTILVVSNPVDILSYVTWKLSGLPKHRVIGSGCNLDTARFRYLMAERLGIHPASCHGWILGEHGDSSVPVWSGVNVAGVPLQELNPAMGTDKDGENWKDVHKQVVDSAYEVIRLKGYTNWAIGLSVAELCESMLKNLCRIHPVSTLVKGMYGIENDVFLSLPAVLSASGLTSVINQKLKDDEVAQLKKSADTLWNIQKDLKDL